A part of uncultured Acidilobus sp. JCHS genomic DNA contains:
- a CDS encoding asparaginyl-tRNA synthetase, with product MEQGFLSTREALQRPDGERVRLRGWVYRRRDLGGKVFIVLRDSEGVIQCVIEGSSGAAPEASKATIESSVMVEGIIRSDPRAPGGKEVRVEDFKVVGLAEDFPIKGGESVDYLLDVRHLWLRSRRLTQVMRIRATVLEALREYFTRNGWWEVSPPILTQSAVEGGATLFSVDFFGRKAYLSQSAQFYLEVMIFSLERVWSLTPSFRAERSRTRRHLYEYWHLEAEAAWMDMHDMMKVVEGMVKYAVKAVLEKRLEELSALGRRTEPLEATLKATFPEVTYDEAIERLKRKSFNIKWGDDIGADEERALTEDEEVPFFLTMFPKHLKSFYMKLHDQRPEVVLGFDLEAPEGYGEVVGGSQREDRYDVLLQRIKENNLNPEDYQWYLDLRRYGSVPHSGFGLGVDRLVMWIAGLDHIRDSIPFPRLRERIYP from the coding sequence ATGGAGCAGGGGTTCCTGAGCACCAGGGAGGCCCTGCAGAGGCCGGACGGCGAGAGGGTCAGACTGAGGGGCTGGGTCTACAGGAGAAGAGACCTAGGAGGCAAGGTCTTCATAGTTCTTAGGGACTCCGAGGGCGTGATTCAGTGTGTTATAGAGGGCTCGTCAGGGGCGGCCCCTGAGGCCTCTAAGGCCACTATAGAGTCATCAGTAATGGTGGAGGGCATCATTAGGTCAGACCCAAGGGCGCCTGGAGGTAAGGAGGTAAGGGTCGAGGACTTCAAGGTAGTAGGGTTAGCAGAGGACTTCCCTATCAAAGGCGGTGAAAGCGTTGACTATCTTCTCGATGTTAGGCACCTTTGGCTGAGGTCAAGGAGGCTCACGCAGGTCATGAGGATCAGGGCCACGGTCCTCGAGGCCCTCAGGGAGTACTTCACGAGGAACGGCTGGTGGGAGGTGAGCCCACCCATACTGACCCAGAGCGCCGTTGAAGGAGGCGCTACACTGTTCTCTGTAGACTTCTTTGGGAGGAAGGCGTACCTTAGCCAGAGCGCCCAGTTCTACCTGGAGGTCATGATATTCAGTCTTGAGAGGGTATGGTCTCTGACGCCTAGCTTCAGGGCCGAGAGGAGCAGGACGAGGAGGCACCTCTACGAGTACTGGCACCTAGAGGCTGAGGCGGCCTGGATGGACATGCATGACATGATGAAGGTGGTTGAAGGTATGGTAAAGTACGCCGTTAAGGCCGTGCTTGAGAAGAGGCTTGAGGAGCTCAGCGCGCTCGGCCGCAGGACCGAGCCCCTTGAGGCAACCCTCAAGGCCACGTTCCCAGAGGTGACTTACGATGAAGCCATTGAAAGGCTCAAGAGGAAGAGCTTTAACATAAAGTGGGGTGACGACATCGGGGCCGACGAGGAGAGGGCGCTAACGGAAGACGAGGAGGTGCCCTTCTTCTTGACGATGTTCCCCAAGCACCTGAAGAGCTTCTACATGAAGCTCCATGATCAAAGGCCTGAGGTAGTCCTGGGCTTTGACCTAGAGGCCCCAGAGGGCTATGGCGAGGTCGTAGGCGGCAGTCAGAGGGAGGACAGGTACGACGTCTTGCTCCAGAGGATTAAGGAGAACAACCTGAACCCTGAGGATTACCAGTGGTACCTTGACCTCAGGCGCTACGGAAGCGTGCCGCACAGCGGGTTTGGCCTCGGCGTCGACAGGCTCGTTATGTGGATAGCTGGGCTTGACCACATAAGGGACTCAATACCGTTCCCTAGGCTGCGCGAGCGGATATACCCGTGA
- a CDS encoding Fe-S oxidoreductase has protein sequence MTFDIVITTDRSMMTDHHHHEFLGFMTTGPAFGVPERVWGWIAAPKPKVDSEGRPKVAPYGLRKIEAALVDAGFNAAVVDPDHISKHLDTMKVMMIGHHDFFAYGPPSSEWWTITGKEPFNRVSFRRFMESPIIRKAKEKGVKIIVGGPAAWQWLWALDEWRKWGIDTVVDGEAEKAVVALADRALKGLPLPDYMFVGPADTPQNIEEIPRIKHASVNGLVEIMRGCPRGCKFCSVTLRPWRMIPPDRVIEEIKVNMSEGEKGIILHSEDVLLYYADGVRPRPEALLKLHTAIRQITDEPIGWSHASLAAIKSAQEQHKLITKLTDIMFSSEKQTYLGVEVGLETGSVKLARKIMPAKSAPYPVDKWPEVVEEAFSIMHEHKVIPAATLIAGLPGEEPDDVMATTELVEKLRPYRSLIVPMFFVPMGAFKNMEWFRRTQIRHEHIELLKATLRHSAYWARDIVDRFYLKGARYVLVRAAIKWIINYIERKAEEAARAVEERSKA, from the coding sequence ATGACGTTTGACATAGTGATAACGACTGACAGAAGCATGATGACAGATCATCATCACCACGAGTTCCTGGGCTTCATGACAACGGGCCCTGCCTTCGGGGTTCCCGAGAGGGTCTGGGGCTGGATAGCAGCGCCTAAGCCTAAGGTTGACAGCGAGGGCAGACCAAAGGTAGCCCCCTATGGGCTGAGGAAGATAGAGGCCGCCCTTGTTGATGCCGGCTTCAACGCGGCAGTCGTCGACCCTGACCACATAAGTAAGCACCTTGATACCATGAAGGTCATGATGATAGGTCACCACGACTTCTTTGCCTACGGTCCGCCAAGCAGCGAGTGGTGGACGATAACTGGCAAGGAGCCCTTTAACAGGGTCAGCTTCAGGAGGTTCATGGAGAGCCCCATTATCAGGAAGGCCAAGGAGAAGGGGGTCAAGATAATAGTGGGAGGCCCTGCGGCCTGGCAGTGGCTCTGGGCCCTTGACGAGTGGAGGAAGTGGGGCATAGACACGGTAGTAGATGGTGAGGCCGAGAAGGCCGTAGTTGCATTGGCCGACAGGGCCCTCAAGGGGCTACCGCTCCCTGATTACATGTTTGTGGGACCTGCTGACACCCCTCAGAACATTGAGGAGATACCCAGGATAAAGCACGCGAGCGTGAACGGCCTCGTCGAGATAATGAGGGGCTGCCCAAGGGGCTGCAAGTTCTGCAGCGTCACTCTGAGGCCCTGGAGGATGATACCGCCGGATAGAGTAATTGAGGAGATAAAGGTTAACATGAGCGAGGGGGAGAAGGGGATAATACTGCACAGCGAGGACGTACTTCTCTACTACGCCGATGGCGTAAGGCCGAGGCCTGAGGCCCTGCTTAAGCTCCACACAGCCATCAGGCAGATCACGGATGAGCCCATAGGGTGGAGTCACGCGAGCCTCGCAGCCATCAAGAGCGCGCAGGAGCAGCACAAGCTGATAACCAAGTTGACTGACATAATGTTCTCGAGCGAGAAGCAGACGTACCTAGGCGTTGAGGTCGGCTTGGAGACGGGCAGCGTTAAGCTGGCAAGGAAGATAATGCCTGCCAAGTCGGCCCCTTACCCTGTCGACAAGTGGCCAGAGGTCGTTGAGGAGGCCTTCAGCATAATGCATGAGCACAAGGTGATACCGGCAGCCACGCTGATAGCTGGGCTGCCTGGCGAGGAGCCTGACGACGTTATGGCCACGACAGAGCTTGTCGAAAAGCTCAGGCCCTACAGGAGCCTCATAGTGCCCATGTTCTTCGTGCCGATGGGGGCCTTCAAGAACATGGAGTGGTTCAGGAGGACCCAGATAAGGCATGAGCATATAGAGCTGCTCAAGGCCACCCTGAGGCACAGCGCGTACTGGGCCAGGGACATAGTTGACAGGTTCTACCTCAAGGGGGCCAGGTACGTCCTTGTCAGGGCTGCCATCAAGTGGATAATTAATTACATAGAGAGGAAGGCGGAGGAGGCGGCGAGGGCTGTGGAGGAGAGGTCAAAGGCCTAG
- a CDS encoding AAA family ATPase, CDC48 subfamily, which yields MRVSEAKPRDAGKKRVRIDPDVMKELGVEAGDVVEIEGKRKTAAIVWPSLPEDLGLDIIRMDGTLRRNADVNIGDKVIVRKANPKPATKVRLAPTVHSMSIDDSFKKYVKKKLVGLPVIENDIIPVPVLGQAVQLVVIDTRPRGVVIITEKTTVDILEKPVTATTIPKVTYEDIGGLHEVIAKIRELVELPLRHPELFQRLGIEPPKGILLYGPPGTGKTLLAKAVANESDAYFIAINGPEIMSKFYGESEQRLREIFEEAKKNAPAIIFIDEIDAIAPKRDEVIGEVERRVVAQLLALMDGLEARGQVIVIGATNRPNALDPALRRPGRFDREIEVPMPDKQGRLEILQIHTRHMPLSDDVNLEELAEMTKGYTGADLAALAREAAMHALRRYLPEIDIEQERIPAEVLEKMVVTKADFLAAFKEITPSGLREIEVEVPEVHWDDIGGLENVKQELREVVEWPLRYPNTFKRLGIEPPRGILLFGPPGTGKTLLAKAVATESGANFIAIRGPELLSKWVGESEKAVREVFRRARQYAPAVVFFDEIEAIASLRGSDVETDVTERVVSQLLTEIDGITGLENVVVIAATNRPDLVDPALLRPGRLEKLIYVPPPDEKGRLDILKIHTRHVPLAEDVDLREIAKMTNGYTGADLAALVREATLAALREDLKATRVRFKHFEQALSKVRPSVTKYMIDFYSRWLESARQISVTSTRPSQPSLTV from the coding sequence TTGAGGGTCTCTGAGGCCAAGCCAAGGGATGCTGGCAAGAAGAGGGTCCGAATAGACCCTGACGTAATGAAGGAGCTGGGGGTTGAGGCAGGCGACGTAGTTGAGATAGAGGGTAAGAGGAAGACAGCCGCTATAGTCTGGCCCTCCCTTCCTGAGGACCTTGGCCTTGACATAATCAGGATGGATGGCACGCTGCGCAGGAACGCTGACGTTAATATAGGCGACAAGGTTATAGTTAGGAAGGCCAATCCTAAGCCGGCCACCAAAGTCAGGCTGGCTCCGACGGTCCACTCTATGTCAATAGATGATAGCTTCAAGAAGTACGTCAAAAAGAAGCTTGTAGGTTTACCAGTTATAGAGAATGACATAATACCAGTCCCGGTTCTGGGTCAGGCAGTCCAACTCGTGGTCATCGACACCAGGCCAAGGGGTGTTGTAATCATAACGGAGAAGACCACTGTGGACATACTTGAGAAGCCCGTCACAGCCACCACTATACCTAAGGTCACCTATGAGGACATTGGTGGCCTACATGAGGTAATAGCCAAGATCAGGGAGCTCGTGGAGCTACCGCTGAGGCACCCTGAGCTCTTCCAGAGGCTTGGCATCGAGCCGCCAAAGGGGATACTCCTCTACGGCCCCCCTGGCACAGGCAAGACGCTGCTGGCCAAGGCAGTAGCGAATGAGAGTGATGCTTACTTCATAGCCATCAACGGCCCTGAGATAATGAGCAAGTTCTACGGCGAGAGCGAGCAGAGGCTGAGGGAGATATTCGAGGAGGCCAAGAAGAATGCGCCAGCAATAATATTCATCGATGAGATAGACGCCATAGCCCCAAAGAGAGATGAGGTGATTGGGGAGGTCGAGAGGAGGGTCGTGGCCCAGCTGCTGGCCCTTATGGACGGACTTGAGGCGAGAGGACAAGTAATTGTCATAGGGGCCACCAATAGACCAAACGCGCTTGACCCAGCCCTCAGGAGGCCCGGGAGGTTCGACAGGGAGATAGAGGTTCCGATGCCCGACAAACAGGGAAGGCTCGAGATCCTTCAGATACATACAAGGCATATGCCCCTATCTGATGACGTCAACCTTGAGGAGCTCGCCGAGATGACCAAGGGTTACACAGGTGCTGACCTGGCGGCCCTTGCAAGGGAAGCTGCTATGCACGCGCTCAGGAGATACCTTCCTGAAATAGATATTGAGCAGGAGAGGATACCGGCAGAAGTCCTTGAGAAGATGGTTGTCACGAAGGCTGATTTCCTAGCGGCCTTCAAGGAGATCACTCCCAGCGGGCTCAGGGAGATAGAGGTCGAGGTCCCTGAGGTCCACTGGGACGACATAGGCGGCCTTGAGAACGTGAAGCAGGAGCTCAGGGAGGTCGTCGAGTGGCCCCTGAGGTATCCTAATACGTTCAAGAGGCTTGGCATCGAGCCGCCCAGGGGGATACTGCTGTTTGGGCCTCCTGGCACAGGCAAGACGCTGCTGGCCAAGGCCGTGGCGACGGAGAGCGGGGCCAACTTCATAGCGATAAGGGGACCTGAGCTGCTGAGCAAGTGGGTCGGCGAGAGCGAGAAGGCCGTGAGGGAGGTCTTCAGGAGGGCGAGACAGTACGCGCCTGCCGTTGTGTTCTTTGATGAGATAGAGGCTATCGCCTCCCTAAGGGGCTCGGACGTGGAGACCGACGTGACCGAGAGGGTCGTGAGCCAGCTTCTAACAGAGATAGACGGCATAACGGGGCTTGAGAACGTGGTCGTGATAGCCGCCACCAACAGGCCAGACTTGGTTGACCCGGCTCTCCTGAGGCCTGGGAGGCTTGAGAAGCTTATTTACGTGCCGCCGCCTGACGAGAAGGGGAGACTTGATATACTTAAGATACATACAAGGCACGTGCCGCTCGCCGAGGACGTTGACCTCAGGGAGATAGCTAAGATGACTAATGGCTATACAGGCGCTGACCTAGCGGCGCTCGTCAGGGAGGCCACCCTTGCTGCCCTAAGGGAGGACTTGAAGGCTACCAGGGTCAGGTTCAAGCACTTTGAGCAGGCCCTCTCTAAGGTGAGACCGAGCGTCACCAAATACATGATAGACTTCTACAGTAGATGGCTCGAGAGCGCCAGGCAGATAAGCGTAACCTCAACAAGGCCTTCGCAGCCTTCGCTCACGGTCTGA
- a CDS encoding flap structure-specific endonuclease, with the protein MELKALKGYVIALDAYNMIYQFLSAIRQPDGTPLKDSQGRVTSHLSGLFYRTVNLVEEGLKPIYVFDGKPPEMKKRELEERMARRREAAEKYQKAKEAGALEEARKYAQAASELTSDMVAESKRLLDAMGIPWVQAPADGEAQAALIAKKGDAWGAGSQDYDSLLFGSPRLVRNLAITGKRKLPNKDEYIEVKPEVIDLNTLLKALGVSREQLIVLGILVGTDFDPGGVRGYGPKTALSFVKTYKDPLKALEVIKPQLPDVDPVKIFDYFTNPPINDKYKIEFREPDVNAIKNILVKDHDFSEDRVEKAAERLKKAFKESLRGKQSRLDMWFGS; encoded by the coding sequence GTGGAGCTAAAGGCCCTTAAAGGCTATGTGATAGCGCTTGACGCATATAACATGATTTACCAGTTCCTCTCAGCCATAAGGCAGCCTGACGGAACTCCCCTGAAGGATTCGCAGGGAAGGGTTACAAGCCACTTGAGCGGCCTCTTCTACAGGACCGTAAACCTCGTCGAGGAGGGCCTGAAGCCCATTTACGTATTTGACGGCAAGCCGCCCGAGATGAAGAAAAGGGAGCTCGAGGAGAGAATGGCGAGGAGGAGGGAGGCCGCTGAGAAGTATCAGAAGGCCAAGGAGGCAGGCGCCCTGGAGGAGGCGAGGAAGTACGCCCAGGCGGCCTCTGAGCTAACGTCTGACATGGTGGCTGAGTCAAAGAGGCTCCTTGACGCCATGGGAATCCCATGGGTGCAGGCGCCGGCTGACGGCGAGGCGCAGGCTGCGTTAATTGCTAAGAAAGGTGACGCGTGGGGCGCGGGCAGTCAAGACTATGATAGCCTCCTCTTCGGGTCCCCCAGGCTTGTCCGTAACCTGGCCATCACTGGCAAGAGAAAGCTGCCCAACAAGGATGAGTACATAGAGGTTAAGCCGGAGGTGATAGACCTTAACACGCTCCTCAAGGCCTTAGGGGTCTCGAGGGAGCAGCTGATAGTGCTTGGAATACTCGTCGGGACCGACTTCGACCCTGGCGGAGTCAGAGGCTATGGCCCTAAGACGGCGCTGTCCTTTGTGAAGACGTATAAGGATCCCCTTAAGGCGTTGGAGGTCATAAAGCCTCAGCTTCCTGACGTTGACCCGGTCAAGATATTTGATTACTTCACGAACCCGCCCATTAATGACAAGTACAAAATAGAGTTCAGGGAGCCTGATGTCAACGCGATAAAGAATATCCTGGTCAAGGACCACGACTTCAGCGAGGACAGGGTTGAAAAGGCCGCGGAGAGGCTCAAGAAGGCGTTCAAGGAGAGCCTGAGGGGCAAGCAGTCAAGACTAGACATGTGGTTCGGGTCCTGA
- a CDS encoding CTP synthase: METKYIFVTGGVMSGIGKGIVSASTGLLFKSRGYKVGIIKIDPYLNVDAGTMNPYAHGEVFVTEDGGETDLDLGHYERFLGENVDRRHNITAGQVYYSVIAKERKGEYLGKTVQVIPHVTDEIKQRISGLAKDTGVDVMVVEIGGTVGDIEGLPFLEAARQMYVELGSNNVAFVHVALAPVLSTTGEQKTKPVQHSVQELRRIGIQPTALVVRSTRPLMDEARQKIALFANLPPAAVFSDHDVQYVYEVPLLLESQGYASFLASKLGLQDREPDLGAWEAFVDRLKNLNKSVRIAMVGKYTRLKDSYISIVEALRHASAVVGYRPELVWVESTDIEEGNLKVEDTLSTVDGAVILPGFGKRGAEGKVKAIRYLRESNVPTLGICFGLQLSVVEFARDVVGLEGANSTEIDPKTPHPVVDLLPWQREIKELGGTMRLGASEIRVVKGTILHSLYGREVIYERHRHRYEVNPKYVDRLVEAGLMISAWSPDGLVEAIELPRSEHRFFVGTQPHPEFKSRPLDPSPPYVGLLRAAAKAL, translated from the coding sequence GTGGAGACGAAGTACATCTTCGTGACAGGAGGCGTGATGTCTGGCATAGGCAAGGGGATAGTCTCAGCGTCAACAGGTCTGCTCTTCAAGTCCAGGGGGTACAAAGTGGGTATAATCAAGATAGACCCGTATCTGAACGTTGACGCAGGCACCATGAACCCATACGCCCACGGAGAGGTGTTCGTAACAGAGGACGGCGGTGAGACAGACCTGGACCTGGGCCACTATGAGAGGTTTCTTGGCGAGAACGTGGACAGACGTCATAACATAACCGCTGGGCAGGTCTACTACAGCGTTATAGCTAAGGAGAGGAAGGGGGAGTACCTTGGGAAGACTGTTCAGGTCATACCACACGTGACTGATGAGATTAAGCAGAGGATCTCAGGTCTGGCCAAGGACACAGGAGTTGACGTAATGGTTGTAGAGATAGGCGGGACGGTAGGGGACATAGAGGGGCTGCCGTTCCTTGAGGCTGCAAGGCAGATGTATGTCGAGCTGGGCTCTAATAATGTCGCATTTGTCCACGTGGCCTTAGCCCCAGTCCTATCGACCACTGGCGAGCAGAAGACCAAGCCTGTACAGCACAGCGTACAGGAACTGAGGAGGATAGGCATACAGCCCACGGCCCTCGTGGTCAGGTCCACTAGGCCGCTGATGGACGAAGCCAGGCAGAAGATAGCGCTCTTCGCTAACCTTCCCCCAGCGGCCGTCTTCAGCGATCATGACGTGCAGTACGTCTATGAGGTGCCCCTCCTTTTGGAGTCGCAAGGCTACGCGTCGTTCCTGGCTTCAAAGCTTGGGCTTCAGGACAGGGAGCCTGACCTCGGGGCCTGGGAGGCGTTCGTTGACAGGCTGAAGAACCTTAACAAGTCCGTCAGGATAGCCATGGTCGGTAAGTACACAAGGCTTAAGGACAGCTACATAAGCATTGTTGAGGCGCTCAGGCACGCGAGCGCTGTTGTAGGCTATAGACCCGAGCTCGTCTGGGTTGAGTCAACAGATATAGAGGAGGGCAACTTGAAGGTTGAAGACACATTGTCAACAGTTGACGGCGCTGTCATACTCCCTGGTTTCGGCAAGAGGGGGGCCGAGGGCAAGGTGAAGGCCATAAGGTACCTCAGGGAAAGCAACGTGCCCACGCTGGGCATATGCTTTGGGCTCCAGCTCTCGGTAGTTGAGTTCGCGAGGGATGTAGTAGGGCTTGAGGGCGCCAATAGCACAGAGATAGACCCTAAGACGCCTCACCCTGTCGTGGACCTGCTCCCGTGGCAGAGGGAGATCAAGGAGCTGGGCGGAACAATGAGGTTAGGCGCCTCCGAGATAAGGGTCGTTAAGGGGACGATCCTTCACAGCCTCTACGGCCGTGAGGTGATATACGAGAGGCATAGGCACAGATATGAGGTGAACCCCAAGTACGTCGACAGGCTTGTTGAGGCAGGGTTGATGATAAGCGCGTGGTCGCCCGACGGTCTAGTGGAGGCCATAGAGCTTCCGAGGAGCGAGCACAGGTTCTTCGTAGGGACGCAGCCACACCCTGAGTTCAAGAGCAGGCCCCTTGACCCAAGCCCGCCATATGTAGGCCTTCTCAGGGCTGCAGCCAAGGCGCTCTGA
- a CDS encoding putative secreted endonuclease distantly related to archaeal Holliday junction resolvase encodes MTPLQLYFYLVVLAALVELALLIAQTVRLTIAQRVLRELSKNVDEVARARAERMASELIKQAREDAVKRSSAVVTGKVYEQLAPYMPWFKYNPREARFLGSPVDFIVFDGIESGGPVTVRFVEVKSGDSRLSDRERAIKEAIERCSVTFEVVRPEGPAEKGPK; translated from the coding sequence TTGACCCCTCTTCAGCTGTACTTCTACCTGGTAGTCCTTGCAGCCCTGGTCGAGCTGGCGCTGCTGATAGCCCAGACGGTCCGCTTAACCATAGCGCAAAGGGTCCTGAGGGAGCTCTCCAAGAATGTAGACGAGGTTGCCAGAGCCAGGGCTGAAAGGATGGCCAGCGAGCTCATCAAGCAGGCAAGGGAAGATGCCGTCAAGAGGAGCAGCGCCGTCGTAACGGGCAAGGTCTATGAGCAGCTAGCGCCCTATATGCCCTGGTTCAAGTACAACCCCCGTGAGGCCAGGTTCCTCGGCTCCCCTGTGGACTTCATAGTCTTCGACGGAATCGAGAGCGGAGGACCTGTAACGGTAAGGTTTGTAGAGGTGAAGAGCGGCGACTCTAGGCTGAGCGACAGGGAGAGGGCCATAAAGGAGGCCATAGAGAGGTGCTCGGTGACGTTTGAGGTCGTAAGGCCCGAGGGCCCAGCTGAGAAAGGCCCTAAGTAG
- a CDS encoding MiaB-like tRNA modifying enzyme, archaeal-type, whose translation MENYGCALAEFDGAVMAALLESEGYQRVTSPDEADLVIINTCAVRLDTEAKIVKRLNELKPLVKGKLIVAGCLVKARPSLIARVAPSASLVSPQNVTRIAEVARSPSRVTLIEGERDTNFMPQVPLRDRIATIMISEGCLDNCSFCETKLARRTLRSYPPRLIVERVADAVQRGAKEIRLTAQDAAAYGLDLPAKVRLPDLLSMILDKVPGDYRIRVGMMTPNEAMEIMDDLLDVYKDERVFKFFHIPVQSGDDRVLEIMNRRYTVDEFVELHANVKKAFPDSLFATDIIVGHPGEDEEAFMRSVELVKRLRFERVYLAQYSIRPRTLSASMPQVPEPVKKERSLRILSVIQEVETEIYKAYIGRELKALVTSRGFRDGYYVARAENYFPISIREDPDIMGRWIRAKVTDATYFDLRGYVASPL comes from the coding sequence ATGGAGAACTACGGCTGCGCCTTAGCGGAGTTTGACGGTGCAGTGATGGCTGCCCTGTTAGAGTCTGAGGGCTATCAAAGGGTGACATCACCTGACGAGGCGGACTTAGTCATAATTAACACGTGCGCTGTCAGGCTTGACACAGAGGCAAAGATAGTCAAGAGGCTTAACGAGCTTAAGCCGCTGGTCAAAGGTAAGTTGATAGTTGCAGGCTGTCTAGTTAAGGCAAGGCCCTCCCTCATAGCCCGCGTTGCCCCGTCAGCAAGCCTTGTCTCGCCTCAGAACGTCACTAGGATTGCTGAAGTCGCGAGGTCACCTTCCAGGGTCACGCTCATAGAGGGGGAGAGGGATACAAACTTCATGCCCCAGGTGCCGCTGAGGGATAGAATAGCCACGATCATGATATCCGAGGGGTGTCTTGACAACTGTTCCTTCTGCGAGACGAAGCTAGCCAGGAGGACCTTAAGGTCATATCCCCCTAGGCTGATAGTTGAGAGGGTCGCCGACGCCGTTCAGAGGGGCGCTAAGGAGATCAGGTTAACGGCGCAGGACGCCGCCGCCTACGGCCTTGACCTACCAGCCAAGGTCAGGCTGCCCGACCTGTTGTCCATGATACTGGACAAGGTACCGGGGGACTACAGGATCAGGGTTGGCATGATGACGCCTAACGAAGCCATGGAGATAATGGATGACCTCCTTGACGTCTATAAGGATGAGAGAGTGTTCAAGTTCTTTCACATACCTGTCCAGAGCGGCGATGACAGGGTCCTCGAGATAATGAATAGGAGATATACCGTTGATGAGTTCGTTGAGCTTCACGCTAACGTCAAGAAGGCCTTCCCCGACTCGCTCTTCGCAACCGACATCATAGTCGGCCACCCAGGGGAGGACGAGGAGGCATTCATGAGAAGCGTTGAGCTGGTTAAGAGGTTGAGGTTTGAGAGGGTCTACCTGGCACAGTACAGCATAAGGCCCAGGACCCTCTCGGCGTCAATGCCCCAGGTGCCTGAGCCTGTAAAGAAGGAGAGAAGCCTGCGCATTCTAAGCGTCATACAGGAGGTCGAGACGGAGATCTACAAGGCCTACATAGGTAGGGAGCTGAAGGCCTTGGTCACGTCGAGAGGGTTTAGGGACGGTTACTACGTGGCCAGAGCTGAGAACTACTTCCCTATCTCAATACGGGAGGACCCTGATATTATGGGCAGGTGGATAAGAGCAAAGGTCACCGACGCCACTTACTTTGACCTAAGGGGTTATGTCGCTTCGCCTCTCTGA